GTGCTTGCGGAAGTGCGCGGCCAGGCCGCCGTCGCTGAGGATCCTCAGCATTACACCCGGCAGGGGCTTGATCGCGATCTCCGTCCCCCGGGTGAGGTTACGGATCACACCCTTCTCCAGGTCGACCTCCAGTTCGTCCCCCGCCTCAATCCGGTCCGTGTCGCACTCGACGACCGGCAGCCCCGTATTGATTGCGTTGCGGTAAAAGATACGGGCAAAGGACTTGGCCAGAACGGCGGAAACGTCGGCATACTTGATCGCCAGGGGCGCCTGCTCGCGGGATGATCCGCAGCCGAAGTTCTTACCGGCCACGATGAAGTCCCCGGGCTTGACCTTCCGGGCAAAATCCGGGTCCAAGTCCTCCATTACGTGCGAGGCGAGTTCGCGCATATCCAGGGTCTTGAACTTATACTTTCCCGAGATGATGTAGTCGGTGTTCACATCATCGCCGAATTTATGGGCTTTGCCGCGGAACTTCATACCTTCACCTGCTTTACCAGTTCTCGGGGGTCGGTGATGACCCCGGTGAGCGCCGAGACGGACACCGTGGCCGGGGAAGCCAGGTAGATCTCGGCCTTGGAGTTGCCCATCCGGCCCTTGAAATTGCGGTTCGCAGTAGAAATGACGGCCTCTCCGTCCGACGGGACGCCGTTGTGTGTCCCTACGCACGGGCCGCAGCCGGGAGTCACCACTGCCGCGCCGGCCTCGACCAGGTCGGCCAGGGTGCCGTCGGCCATGGCCTCGAGATAGATACGGCGGGAGGCCGGGGCGACGATGAAGCGCACGTCGCGGGAAATTTTGCGGCCGCGCAGGATGGCGGCGGCGATGTGCAGGTCCTCCAGGCGCCCGTTGGTACAGGTGCCGATGACGGCCTCCTGGATGGGGCGGCCGGCGACCTCGCTTATCGGAGCCACGTTGTCCACGCGATGGGGTTTGGCCACCTGCGGTTCAAGGCTGCTGACGTCGAACTCCAGCACCCGGGCGTATTCGGCGTCCGGGTCGGCGCTCACGGCCGTGAAGGCCCGGTCGCCGAAGCGGCGCACCCATGCGAAGGTCTTCTCGTCGGCTTCCATAAGCCCGGCCTTGGCCCCCATCTCGATCGCCATGTTCGAAATGGTAAAGCGGGCTTCCATCGACAGGGCGCCAATAGCTTCACCCGTGTACTCGGCGGCCATATAGGTCGCCCCATCGGCCGTCACCTGTCCGATCAGATAAAGGATGAGGTCCTTACTATATACCCCCGCCGGGAGGGTCCCATGGCAAACAAAACGGACCGTCGGCGGAACCTTGAACCACATGCGCCCGGAGATCAGGGCGGCGGCCAGGTCGGTCGAACCGACGCCCGTGGCGAAACAGTTCAACGCCCCGTAGGTACACGTGTGGGAATCGGCGCCGATGACCAGGCGGCCCGGCCCGATATCCCCGCTCTCCAGCATCAGCTGGTGGCAGACGCCATCGCCGACGTCGTAGAGCCTGCAGCCCGTCTCACGGACGAATTCCCGCATC
The sequence above is a segment of the Thermoanaerobacterales bacterium genome. Coding sequences within it:
- a CDS encoding 3-isopropylmalate dehydratase small subunit, yielding MKFRGKAHKFGDDVNTDYIISGKYKFKTLDMRELASHVMEDLDPDFARKVKPGDFIVAGKNFGCGSSREQAPLAIKYADVSAVLAKSFARIFYRNAINTGLPVVECDTDRIEAGDELEVDLEKGVIRNLTRGTEIAIKPLPGVMLRILSDGGLAAHFRKHGGFNLE
- a CDS encoding 3-isopropylmalate dehydratase large subunit — translated: MGQTIIEKILSAKSGRDVHAGEITVAAVDYIMGQDGTSPLAIRAFHDMNGRALFDPEKVALVIDHSAPSPNEGVSNLHSLMREFVRETGCRLYDVGDGVCHQLMLESGDIGPGRLVIGADSHTCTYGALNCFATGVGSTDLAAALISGRMWFKVPPTVRFVCHGTLPAGVYSKDLILYLIGQVTADGATYMAAEYTGEAIGALSMEARFTISNMAIEMGAKAGLMEADEKTFAWVRRFGDRAFTAVSADPDAEYARVLEFDVSSLEPQVAKPHRVDNVAPISEVAGRPIQEAVIGTCTNGRLEDLHIAAAILRGRKISRDVRFIVAPASRRIYLEAMADGTLADLVEAGAAVVTPGCGPCVGTHNGVPSDGEAVISTANRNFKGRMGNSKAEIYLASPATVSVSALTGVITDPRELVKQVKV